The bacterium sequence TCAGACCGGCGAAAGGCGCGCGGATCTTGAGCGGCCGGGGCAAACCGATCCGGCAGGTCTCCTCGAAGGAGCGGAAGAATTCGGGCCGGCCGTCGCCGAAGGGATTGCCTTTCAAGGTGCCGATCCAAACTTCGTCCAATTCCCGGGCCTCGGCGAACATCGCGGCCTGAGTCAGGAGGAAAAGATTGCGGGCCGGCAAATAGACCGCCTCGTCTTGCGACTGGGCGTCGGGGACCTCTCGGCGGTTGAAGGCCCAATGGCCCGGAAAGAGCTCATTTAAGGGGGTGCTCAAGACCGTCAAGGGCTTGAGCTTGGGGGTCGCCAAGCGCCGGAGCAGCGTTTGGAGATGGTGCCGTTCGGCCTCTTCCCAGGCCAGGCCGATCGAAACGTAGAGCGGATGGATTTCGTGGTTTCCGGCCAGGGCCTCGCCCAGAAGCAAGGCGCTGTCGATTCCTCCGCTGGTCAAGACGCAAAGTCGTGGCATCCTCGGTGGCTAGCATTTTTCTTGCCACCACTCAACTCCAAGCCTAACGTCGGCTCATGCGGCTCAAAGGATGCACGGTGCTGGTGACGGGGGCGGCGAAGCGGGTCGGGCGCGTCATCGCCCTGAACCTGGCCGCCGAGGGCGCCCGGCTCATCATTCATTACAACCGTTCGGCCAAGGATGCCCTGGCCCTGCAAAGGCAGATTCGCACCAAGTTCAAGACCCAGGCCGAAACCGTGGGCGCCGACCTGAGCCAAGTGCGGGAAGTCAAGCGCCTCGCCAAAGAAGCTTGGAAGTTGGGCTCGATCGACGTCCTCGTCAACAACGCCTCGACCTTTTACCCGACGCCCCTGGGCAAGGTTCGAGAGGAGCAATGGAACGACCTGT is a genomic window containing:
- a CDS encoding 7-cyano-7-deazaguanine synthase, with the protein product MPRLCVLTSGGIDSALLLGEALAGNHEIHPLYVSIGLAWEEAERHHLQTLLRRLATPKLKPLTVLSTPLNELFPGHWAFNRREVPDAQSQDEAVYLPARNLFLLTQAAMFAEARELDEVWIGTLKGNPFGDGRPEFFRSFEETCRIGLPRPLKIRAPFAGLSKVEAMARHPDFPLELAFSCLNPRGREPCRNCNKCEELARALRDAGK
- a CDS encoding SDR family NAD(P)-dependent oxidoreductase — its product is MLVTGAAKRVGRVIALNLAAEGARLIIHYNRSAKDALALQRQIRTKFKTQAETVGADLSQVREVKRLAKEAWKLGSIDVLVNNASTFYPTPLGKVREEQWNDL